Proteins encoded together in one Chthoniobacterales bacterium window:
- a CDS encoding exopolysaccharide biosynthesis protein, with product MPNPDPSAPPLRGRLSTDIDRVLEAFAHREVTLGEIIALMQQRAYSFLLLLVALPFCTPVPLPGLSTPFGIVIAFIGLRIACGLSPWLPDRMLRVQLPAKWLPNMFRAVERPVLWIEKFLRPKFSMLVQTPALRRLHGVVICVCGLLLLLPLPIPFTNFFPAVAIALLACAMLEADGRFSIAGGVFFVVAIGYFALLGFGGGAAMQQVNAWWQQIG from the coding sequence GTGCCGAATCCCGACCCCTCCGCTCCGCCTCTGCGCGGGCGGCTTTCCACCGATATCGACCGTGTGCTGGAGGCCTTCGCCCATCGCGAAGTCACGCTCGGCGAGATCATCGCGCTCATGCAGCAGCGCGCCTATTCGTTCCTCCTCCTGCTCGTCGCCCTGCCCTTCTGCACGCCCGTGCCGCTGCCGGGACTCTCGACGCCCTTCGGCATCGTGATCGCCTTCATCGGCCTGCGCATCGCCTGCGGGCTGTCCCCCTGGCTGCCGGATCGCATGCTCCGCGTGCAGCTGCCGGCGAAGTGGTTGCCGAACATGTTTCGCGCGGTGGAGCGGCCCGTCCTGTGGATCGAAAAGTTCCTCCGGCCGAAATTCAGCATGCTCGTGCAAACGCCTGCGCTTCGCCGGCTGCATGGCGTCGTCATCTGCGTGTGCGGGCTGCTGCTGCTCCTCCCGCTGCCCATTCCCTTCACGAATTTCTTCCCCGCTGTGGCCATTGCACTGCTCGCGTGCGCCATGCTCGAGGCGGACGGCCGCTTCTCGATCGCGGGCGGGGTCTTTTTCGTCGTCGCGATCGGCTACTTTGCGCTCCTCGGCTTCGGCGGCGGCGCAGCGATGCAGCAGGTCAATGCCTGGTGGCAGCAGATCGGCTGA
- a CDS encoding TerC family protein, whose amino-acid sequence MEMLYELLTPGMMATLALLVGLELVLGIDNILVISLVVARLPEKERRRARIIGLAIALLMRLIFVAFAFALVHLTDPVVRLGKVVDGHAAFELSIRDIVLLLGGLFLLYKAVKEIHHVVELKDEGPHISAKNAVSSAIFQIVLLDIVFSVDSVITAVGLTNNQLVISVAVIVSFVGLLFYAGPIGEFILRNPALKILALSFLVTIGATLCVEGLGHHVDKGYIYLPMGFALAVQLLQMRFHRNESRLKKVDIPAKD is encoded by the coding sequence ATGGAAATGCTCTACGAACTTCTCACCCCGGGCATGATGGCCACGCTTGCTCTGCTGGTGGGGTTGGAGCTCGTCCTGGGCATCGACAACATCCTGGTGATCTCGCTGGTCGTCGCCCGCTTGCCCGAGAAGGAGCGTCGGCGCGCCCGGATCATCGGTCTCGCGATTGCGCTCCTCATGCGCCTGATCTTCGTGGCCTTCGCCTTCGCGCTCGTCCATCTCACGGACCCCGTGGTGAGGCTGGGTAAAGTCGTGGACGGCCACGCGGCCTTCGAACTCTCCATTCGCGACATCGTGCTGCTGCTCGGCGGTCTCTTCCTGCTCTACAAGGCCGTGAAGGAGATCCATCACGTCGTCGAATTGAAGGATGAAGGCCCGCACATCTCGGCGAAGAATGCCGTGAGCAGCGCCATCTTCCAGATCGTCCTGCTCGACATTGTCTTCTCGGTGGACTCCGTGATCACGGCCGTCGGCCTCACGAACAACCAGCTCGTCATTTCGGTGGCGGTGATCGTTTCCTTCGTCGGCCTGCTGTTCTATGCCGGCCCGATCGGGGAATTCATCCTGCGCAATCCCGCGCTCAAGATTCTCGCGCTGTCCTTCCTCGTGACGATCGGCGCGACGCTGTGCGTCGAGGGTCTCGGCCACCATGTGGACAAGGGCTACATCTACCTGCCGATGGGCTTTGCGCTTGCGGTGCAGCTCCTCCAGATGCGGTTCCACCGCAACGAGAGCCGCCTGAAGAAGGTGGACATTCCGGCGAAGGACTAG
- the zwf gene encoding glucose-6-phosphate dehydrogenase: MSANQPLTGHDRPGDPCTIVIFGASGDLTKRKLLPALYNLKALKLLPENFAVIGVAVSESNDELYRAKITEDIKKYATSPVDDACWEDFTKRSYYISGDFNNFDTFKHLAAKIADVQKTHNLPGNVLFYLAISPTFFAKVVDQLGNAGLTTETEDAWRRVIIEKPFGRDLASARELNNEISKSLRERQIYRIDHYLGKETVQNIMVFRFGNSVFEPIWNRRYIEYVQITVAEELGVELRGGYYDQSGVLRDMVQNHILSVLSLIAMEPPTSIMGDSVRNEKVKVLEAIRPMEPEEVIENTVRGQYGPGLIDGKNVAGYRTEPDVNPKSNTETFVAMMLKVENWRWAEVPFYIRSGKRLATRTTEVVIGFRRAPLLLFGKEVESEIPPNRLVLHVQPEEGITLDIHAKRPGPKIQISNIPLNFNYNEFGETSAATGYETLLYDCMVGETALFHRYDSVDASWRIVNPILDVWQALPARDFPNYASGTWGPKASDDLIARDGHRWHHYPLTTK; the protein is encoded by the coding sequence ATGTCTGCCAATCAACCTCTCACGGGCCATGATCGGCCTGGCGACCCCTGCACCATTGTCATTTTCGGCGCCTCGGGCGACCTCACGAAGCGGAAGCTGCTTCCCGCGCTTTACAATCTCAAGGCGCTCAAGCTGCTTCCCGAAAACTTCGCCGTCATCGGCGTCGCGGTGAGCGAAAGTAACGATGAACTCTACCGCGCCAAGATCACCGAGGACATCAAGAAATACGCCACCAGCCCGGTCGACGACGCGTGCTGGGAGGACTTCACGAAGCGCTCGTATTACATCTCCGGCGACTTCAACAATTTCGACACGTTCAAGCACCTCGCGGCCAAGATCGCCGATGTCCAGAAGACGCATAACCTCCCCGGCAACGTCCTTTTCTATCTCGCGATCTCGCCCACGTTCTTCGCGAAGGTCGTCGACCAGCTCGGCAACGCGGGCCTCACGACGGAGACGGAGGACGCATGGCGCCGGGTGATCATCGAGAAGCCATTCGGTCGCGACCTCGCCAGCGCGCGCGAGCTGAACAACGAGATTTCGAAATCCCTGCGCGAGCGCCAGATCTACCGCATCGACCATTACCTCGGTAAGGAGACCGTGCAGAACATCATGGTCTTCCGCTTCGGGAACTCCGTGTTCGAGCCGATCTGGAATCGCCGCTACATCGAGTATGTGCAGATCACCGTCGCCGAGGAACTCGGTGTCGAGCTGCGCGGCGGATACTACGACCAGTCCGGCGTGCTGCGCGACATGGTGCAGAATCACATTCTCTCCGTTCTCTCGCTCATCGCGATGGAACCGCCCACGTCGATCATGGGCGACAGCGTTCGCAACGAGAAGGTGAAGGTGCTCGAGGCCATCCGGCCGATGGAGCCCGAGGAAGTCATCGAGAACACCGTGCGCGGTCAGTATGGTCCCGGCCTCATCGACGGCAAGAACGTGGCCGGTTACCGCACCGAGCCGGACGTGAATCCCAAGTCGAACACCGAGACGTTCGTGGCCATGATGCTCAAGGTCGAGAACTGGCGCTGGGCCGAGGTGCCGTTTTACATCCGCTCCGGCAAACGGCTCGCCACCCGCACGACCGAGGTCGTCATCGGCTTCCGCCGCGCGCCGCTGCTGCTTTTCGGCAAGGAAGTGGAAAGCGAGATTCCCCCGAACCGCCTCGTTCTGCACGTGCAGCCGGAGGAAGGCATCACGCTCGACATTCACGCGAAACGCCCCGGGCCAAAGATTCAGATTTCCAACATCCCGCTGAATTTCAACTACAACGAATTCGGCGAGACCAGCGCGGCCACCGGCTACGAGACGCTGCTCTACGATTGCATGGTCGGGGAAACCGCGCTCTTCCATCGCTACGATTCCGTCGATGCCTCCTGGCGCATCGTGAATCCCATTCTCGACGTCTGGCAGGCGCTGCCCGCGCGCGATTTTCCGAACTACGCGTCCGGAACGTGGGGCCCGAAGGCTTCCGACGACCTCATCGCCCGCGACGGGCACCGCTGGCACCACTATCCGCTCACGACGAAATAA
- the thiC gene encoding phosphomethylpyrimidine synthase ThiC: MIAPKEALEPHSSDQLPNSTRVYVGGTLHPSVKVPFREIALSPTRSMNDELTQNEPVRVYDCSGPWGDPAFEGDVEQGLPSVRGEWIRVRGDVAEYEGRAVQPGDNGYLSVSHAQQASERRGGLSPLQAPENAKRRPLRASSGRPVTQLWYARQGIVTPEMEFIAIRENMGRARIAEMSQDILRSDLDKQHSGSSQQPDSAYTPGIFRRFPQRIPDQITPEFVRDEVAAGRAIIPANINHPELEPMIIGRNFLVKINANIGNSAVASSIDEEVEKMRWATKWGADTVMDLSTGRNIHATREWILRNSPVPIGTVPIYQALEKVNGKAEDLTWELFRDTLIEQAEQGVDYFTIHAGVLLRFVPLTARRMTGIVSRGGSIMAKWCLAHHQENFLYTHWDDICDIMAAYDVSFSIGDGLRPGSIADANDRAQFGELEVQGELTRRAWAKGVQVMNEGPGHVPMHMIEENMAKQLEWCGEAPFYTLGPLTTDIAPGYDHITSGIGAAMIGWYGCAMLCYVTPKEHLGLPNKQDVKEGVITYKLAAHAADLAKGHPGAQYRDNALSKARFEFRWEDQFNLGLDPERAREFHDETLPAEGAKTAHFCSMCGPHFCSMKITEDVRKYAAEQGLSEEEALDAGMAEKSKEFVEAGAEVYAKA, encoded by the coding sequence ATGATCGCACCCAAGGAAGCCCTCGAACCCCACAGCAGCGACCAGCTGCCGAACTCCACCCGCGTCTACGTCGGCGGCACGCTTCATCCGAGCGTGAAAGTTCCCTTCCGCGAGATCGCGCTGTCGCCGACCCGCTCGATGAATGATGAGCTCACGCAGAACGAGCCGGTGCGCGTCTACGATTGCAGCGGCCCGTGGGGCGACCCCGCCTTCGAGGGCGACGTCGAGCAGGGCCTGCCTTCCGTGCGCGGCGAATGGATTCGCGTCCGCGGCGACGTGGCGGAATACGAGGGCCGCGCCGTCCAGCCCGGCGACAACGGCTACCTCAGCGTCAGCCATGCCCAGCAGGCCAGCGAGCGCCGCGGCGGGCTCTCGCCGCTCCAGGCTCCCGAGAATGCGAAGCGCCGCCCGCTCCGCGCGAGCTCCGGCCGCCCGGTCACGCAACTCTGGTATGCGCGCCAGGGCATCGTCACGCCCGAGATGGAATTCATCGCCATCCGCGAAAACATGGGCCGCGCCCGCATCGCCGAGATGTCGCAGGACATCCTCCGCAGCGACCTCGACAAGCAGCACTCCGGCTCCTCGCAGCAGCCCGACAGCGCCTACACGCCGGGCATTTTCCGCCGCTTCCCGCAGCGCATTCCCGACCAGATCACCCCCGAGTTCGTCCGCGACGAGGTCGCCGCCGGCCGCGCGATCATTCCCGCGAACATCAATCACCCCGAGCTCGAGCCGATGATCATCGGCCGCAACTTCCTCGTGAAGATCAACGCGAACATCGGCAACTCCGCCGTTGCGTCCAGCATCGACGAGGAGGTCGAGAAAATGCGCTGGGCCACGAAGTGGGGCGCCGACACCGTGATGGACCTCTCCACCGGCCGCAACATCCACGCCACGCGCGAGTGGATCCTCCGCAACTCGCCCGTCCCCATCGGCACCGTGCCCATCTACCAGGCCCTCGAGAAGGTGAACGGCAAGGCCGAGGACCTCACCTGGGAGCTCTTCCGCGACACGCTCATCGAGCAGGCCGAGCAGGGCGTCGATTACTTCACCATCCACGCCGGCGTCCTCCTGCGCTTCGTCCCGCTCACCGCGCGCCGCATGACCGGTATCGTCTCCCGCGGCGGCAGCATCATGGCAAAGTGGTGCCTCGCCCATCACCAGGAAAACTTCCTCTACACGCACTGGGACGACATTTGCGACATCATGGCCGCCTACGACGTGAGCTTCTCCATCGGCGACGGCCTGCGCCCCGGCTCCATCGCCGACGCGAACGACCGCGCCCAATTCGGCGAACTCGAGGTCCAGGGCGAGCTCACCCGCCGCGCCTGGGCCAAGGGTGTGCAGGTGATGAACGAAGGCCCCGGCCACGTGCCCATGCACATGATCGAGGAGAACATGGCCAAGCAGCTCGAGTGGTGCGGCGAGGCCCCGTTCTACACGCTCGGGCCGCTCACGACCGACATCGCCCCCGGCTACGACCACATCACCAGCGGCATCGGCGCCGCGATGATCGGCTGGTATGGCTGCGCGATGCTCTGCTACGTCACCCCGAAGGAGCACCTCGGCCTGCCGAACAAGCAGGACGTCAAGGAAGGCGTCATCACCTACAAGCTCGCCGCCCACGCCGCCGACCTCGCGAAAGGCCACCCCGGCGCGCAGTATCGCGACAACGCGCTGAGCAAGGCGCGCTTCGAATTCCGCTGGGAAGACCAGTTCAACCTCGGCCTCGACCCCGAGCGCGCCCGCGAATTCCACGACGAGACGCTCCCCGCCGAAGGCGCAAAAACGGCGCATTTCTGCAGCATGTGCGGCCCGCACTTTTGCTCGATGAAGATCACGGAAGACGTGCGCAAGTATGCCGCGGAGCAGGGCCTCTCCGAAGAAGAGGCGCTTGACGCCGGCATGGCCGAGAAGAGCAAGGAGTTCGTCGAGGCCGGAGCAGAAGTTTACGCGAAGGCCTAA
- a CDS encoding RNA polymerase sigma-70 factor, with the protein MALARGRAKVADVVIEAFHEHRQLLFGIAYRMLGQVSEAEDAVQEVWLRWQRQDAARIESPRAWLVAATTRLCIDQLRLARRQREEYYGVWLPEPLMETAAAPDAVELADSLSMAFMRMLEALGPVERAAFLLREVFDYDYAAVAEIVGRSEANCRQIVRRAKAHLDAPLGEPVAAPDNRAREIVEKFLAATTTGEIDALLEMLMDEAAVYNDGGGKVRAAGLPIRTADRVSRFLVGIQRNLPADLRHRFARINGRPGALLLSQGRILAALAFELSGERVQAIYGIWNPDKLRHLAADEAGA; encoded by the coding sequence TTGGCTCTCGCGCGGGGCCGGGCGAAAGTAGCCGATGTCGTGATCGAGGCCTTCCACGAGCATCGCCAGCTCCTCTTCGGCATCGCCTATCGCATGCTCGGGCAGGTGTCGGAGGCGGAGGACGCGGTGCAGGAGGTGTGGCTGCGCTGGCAGCGGCAGGACGCCGCGCGCATCGAGTCGCCGAGGGCGTGGCTCGTCGCCGCGACGACGCGCCTGTGCATCGACCAGCTGCGGCTGGCGCGGCGGCAGCGAGAGGAATACTACGGCGTGTGGCTGCCGGAGCCGCTCATGGAGACCGCGGCCGCGCCGGATGCCGTGGAGCTGGCGGACTCGCTCTCGATGGCGTTCATGCGGATGCTGGAGGCGCTCGGGCCGGTGGAACGGGCGGCGTTCCTGCTGCGGGAGGTGTTCGACTACGATTATGCGGCCGTCGCAGAAATCGTGGGCCGGTCGGAGGCCAACTGCCGGCAGATCGTGCGCCGCGCGAAGGCGCATCTCGACGCGCCGCTGGGGGAACCCGTGGCGGCACCGGACAACCGGGCGCGCGAGATCGTGGAAAAATTCCTCGCCGCCACGACCACGGGCGAGATCGACGCGTTGCTCGAGATGCTCATGGACGAGGCCGCGGTCTACAACGACGGCGGCGGCAAGGTGCGTGCGGCGGGGCTGCCCATCCGCACGGCGGATCGCGTGAGCCGGTTCCTCGTCGGCATCCAGCGAAACCTCCCGGCGGACTTGCGTCATCGCTTTGCCCGCATCAATGGCCGGCCGGGCGCGCTCCTGCTTTCGCAGGGTCGCATCCTCGCCGCGCTGGCCTTCGAGCTGTCGGGCGAGCGCGTCCAGGCCATCTACGGAATCTGGAATCCCGACAAGCTGCGGCATCTCGCCGCGGATGAGGCCGGGGCATGA
- a CDS encoding AAA family ATPase, translating to MPARPPTIYLIAGCNGAGKTTFAREFLPKEVNVLRFLNADEIARGLSPFDPSAEAVKAGRLLLSEIRECLARRETFGLESTLSGRSYLRLFDTARQAGYRLYLHYLWLPTAAMAVARVRERVRKGGHHVPAADVRRRFQRSRGNLPAYAAISDKWAVWDNQTSPPALLAESGTCSLADLRRMVPL from the coding sequence ATGCCCGCCAGACCGCCCACGATCTACCTCATCGCGGGCTGCAACGGCGCGGGCAAGACGACATTTGCGCGGGAGTTCCTGCCCAAGGAAGTGAACGTTCTGCGCTTCTTGAACGCGGACGAGATCGCACGTGGCCTGTCACCGTTCGATCCTTCCGCCGAGGCCGTGAAAGCCGGTCGCCTGTTGCTTTCGGAGATTCGGGAGTGCCTTGCCCGCCGGGAAACCTTCGGTCTGGAATCCACACTCAGCGGCCGAAGCTATCTGCGTCTGTTCGACACCGCGCGACAAGCGGGCTACCGACTCTATCTTCATTACCTGTGGCTGCCGACCGCCGCGATGGCCGTTGCCCGCGTCCGCGAGCGCGTGCGAAAGGGCGGTCATCATGTGCCTGCAGCGGATGTCCGCCGCCGCTTCCAACGCAGCCGCGGGAACCTTCCGGCCTACGCGGCGATCTCCGACAAATGGGCCGTGTGGGACAATCAAACAAGCCCGCCAGCTCTTCTTGCGGAATCCGGAACTTGTTCCCTCGCCGATCTCCGGCGTATGGTGCCCCTATGA
- a CDS encoding NAD(P)H-binding protein translates to MNANLTSEKEIGKVVVIGGSGLIGGKLVGLLRQRGREVLAASPSSGVNAVTGEGLAGALAGASVVVDVSNAPSWEDAAVLAFFEASTRNLLAAAKAAGVRHYVALSVVGTDRLQASGYFRAKLAQERLIEAGEIPFTIVRATQFFEFAAGIVQASTQDGVVHLSAALMQPIAADDVAAALAEIATEPPANGIVEIAGPKPMRMDAFVGEFLRASGDPRTVSVDAEGYFGTPVDDRSLTPGDGARLGATHFGDWLSRGAGRK, encoded by the coding sequence ATGAATGCAAATCTCACTTCGGAAAAGGAAATCGGAAAAGTCGTCGTGATCGGGGGCAGCGGCCTGATCGGCGGGAAGCTCGTGGGCCTGCTGCGGCAGCGAGGGCGCGAGGTGCTGGCAGCGTCGCCCTCCTCGGGTGTGAACGCGGTGACGGGCGAGGGCCTGGCCGGCGCACTCGCGGGCGCGAGCGTGGTGGTGGACGTGTCGAATGCGCCGTCGTGGGAGGACGCGGCCGTGCTCGCGTTCTTCGAGGCCTCGACCCGGAACCTGCTCGCGGCGGCGAAGGCGGCGGGCGTGCGGCATTACGTGGCGCTCTCGGTGGTGGGCACGGACCGGCTGCAGGCGAGCGGCTATTTCCGCGCGAAGCTGGCGCAGGAGCGGTTGATCGAGGCGGGGGAAATTCCCTTCACGATCGTGCGGGCGACGCAGTTCTTCGAATTCGCGGCGGGCATCGTGCAGGCGAGCACGCAGGACGGCGTGGTGCATCTCTCCGCGGCGTTGATGCAGCCGATCGCGGCGGACGACGTGGCGGCCGCGCTGGCGGAGATCGCGACGGAACCGCCCGCGAACGGCATCGTCGAAATCGCGGGTCCGAAGCCGATGCGGATGGATGCGTTCGTGGGCGAATTCCTGCGGGCGAGCGGCGATCCGCGCACGGTGAGCGTGGACGCGGAGGGGTATTTCGGCACGCCGGTGGATGACCGCAGCCTCACGCCCGGCGATGGGGCGAGGCTGGGCGCGACGCATTTCGGGGATTGGCTCTCGCGCGGGGCCGGGCGAAAGTAG
- a CDS encoding pyridoxamine 5'-phosphate oxidase family protein — protein MAQKFLELTFTPAVQAAQARQFGRSVRLPEGGPPDALTDDEIDFIQSRDSFYLATVSETGWPYVQHRGGAPGFLRVLSPSQLGFADYQGNRQLLSTGNLSVNDRVSLFLMDYPHRTRLKILGHARVLDAGEHPDLVEKLAEPAARPITERLMLIDVVGYDWNCPKYITPRYTAAEVERAVAPLRARIAELEAQLAQKS, from the coding sequence ATGGCCCAAAAGTTCCTCGAGCTCACGTTCACGCCCGCGGTGCAGGCCGCGCAGGCCCGTCAGTTTGGCCGGTCGGTCCGGCTTCCGGAGGGAGGCCCGCCCGACGCGCTCACCGACGACGAGATCGATTTCATCCAAAGCCGCGACTCGTTCTACCTCGCCACCGTCAGCGAGACCGGCTGGCCCTACGTGCAGCACCGCGGCGGCGCGCCCGGCTTCCTGCGCGTGCTCTCGCCCTCGCAGCTCGGCTTCGCCGATTACCAGGGCAACCGCCAGCTCCTCTCCACCGGCAACCTCTCCGTCAACGACCGCGTCAGTCTCTTCCTCATGGACTACCCGCACCGCACGCGGTTGAAAATCCTCGGCCACGCCCGCGTGCTCGACGCGGGCGAACACCCCGACCTCGTCGAAAAGCTCGCCGAACCCGCCGCCCGCCCGATCACGGAGCGGCTGATGCTCATCGATGTCGTGGGCTACGACTGGAACTGCCCGAAATACATCACCCCGCGCTACACCGCCGCCGAAGTCGAACGCGCCGTCGCCCCGCTCCGGGCCCGCATCGCCGAACTCGAAGCCCAGCTCGCGCAAAAGTCCTAA
- a CDS encoding carbonic anhydrase, whose product MQELIAGIHKFRSEEFGHYEALFQRLARDGQNPHTLFITCSDSRVLAELITHSKPGDLFVVKNVGNIVPPASTTGSTNSTAAAIEFAVDVLGVQDVVVCGHSQCGAMKALVTSPDLSTMPHLESWLSVAAPVREIVLNRYQHLTNPDAQVNAAAEENALHGLENLQTYPCVQRRLAERSLQLHAWFFKIATAELFAYDPAEQQYRPLITDVANG is encoded by the coding sequence GTGCAGGAACTCATCGCAGGCATCCACAAGTTCCGGTCCGAGGAATTCGGCCATTACGAAGCACTCTTCCAACGCCTCGCGCGGGACGGGCAGAATCCGCATACGCTTTTCATCACGTGTTCCGATTCGCGCGTGCTCGCCGAGCTCATCACGCACAGCAAGCCGGGCGACCTCTTCGTCGTGAAGAACGTCGGCAACATCGTGCCGCCCGCTTCCACCACGGGCTCGACGAATTCCACCGCCGCCGCCATCGAATTTGCCGTCGACGTGCTCGGCGTGCAGGACGTCGTCGTCTGCGGCCACTCGCAATGCGGCGCCATGAAGGCGCTCGTGACCTCGCCGGACCTCTCCACCATGCCGCACCTCGAGAGCTGGCTCTCCGTCGCCGCGCCGGTGCGCGAGATCGTCCTGAACCGCTACCAGCACCTCACGAACCCCGACGCGCAGGTGAACGCCGCCGCCGAGGAAAACGCGCTCCACGGCCTGGAAAACCTCCAGACCTACCCGTGCGTGCAGCGTCGCCTCGCGGAGCGCAGCCTCCAGCTCCACGCATGGTTCTTCAAGATCGCCACGGCCGAGCTCTTCGCCTACGACCCCGCCGAGCAGCAATATCGCCCGCTCATCACCGACGTGGCCAACGGCTGA
- a CDS encoding glycosyltransferase family 9 protein, with protein MSASSHILRPNARVLVICHKQLGDMTLLEPALRKLSLAAGRPVELLTRSGHAPLISLMEGVKMTGRAWLRTFDAIFCYDDLDKSAVHAMLAWSPRKDLLLRSPLEVTKWNRRAFFEIRAPGIADAYLARYNWDYTVADSGESWRPPVLKSPADAWRPADFRETDYVLLNSTAGWKSKRWKSSAWVEVAEALLAAGVPRIVVTSGGQDWQREHSEKIAKPLGDRALYLGGQTRLEEFLWLTSRARMVIGVDGAASHLSAAFGGKNLTLFFRTNPHNWHFPTGKSVALLAAAVDDADETNPEYGFDPAAVAATAATLLRS; from the coding sequence TTGTCCGCGTCGTCTCACATCCTTCGCCCGAACGCCCGCGTCCTCGTCATTTGCCACAAGCAACTCGGCGACATGACGCTGCTCGAGCCCGCCCTGCGCAAGCTCTCGCTCGCCGCCGGCCGCCCGGTCGAGCTGCTCACCCGCAGCGGCCACGCACCGCTGATTTCGCTGATGGAAGGCGTGAAGATGACCGGTCGCGCCTGGCTGCGAACCTTCGACGCCATCTTCTGCTACGACGATCTCGATAAGTCCGCCGTGCACGCGATGCTGGCATGGTCGCCCCGCAAGGACCTCCTGCTCCGGTCGCCGCTCGAGGTCACGAAATGGAACCGCCGCGCGTTCTTCGAGATCCGCGCGCCCGGCATCGCGGATGCCTACCTCGCCCGCTACAACTGGGACTACACCGTCGCCGACTCCGGCGAATCCTGGCGTCCGCCGGTGCTCAAAAGCCCGGCCGACGCCTGGCGCCCGGCCGATTTTCGCGAGACGGACTACGTGCTGCTCAACTCGACCGCCGGCTGGAAAAGCAAGCGCTGGAAATCGAGCGCCTGGGTGGAGGTCGCGGAGGCGTTGCTCGCCGCGGGCGTGCCGCGGATCGTCGTGACCAGCGGCGGACAGGACTGGCAGCGCGAGCATTCGGAGAAAATCGCGAAGCCTCTGGGCGACCGCGCGCTCTACCTCGGCGGGCAGACCAGGCTCGAGGAGTTTCTCTGGCTGACCTCGCGGGCGCGGATGGTCATTGGCGTGGACGGCGCAGCCTCGCATCTCTCCGCGGCATTCGGCGGGAAGAACCTCACGCTGTTCTTCCGGACGAACCCGCACAACTGGCACTTCCCCACCGGGAAATCCGTCGCGCTGCTCGCGGCAGCCGTCGACGATGCCGACGAGACGAATCCCGAATATGGCTTCGACCCGGCCGCGGTGGCGGCCACCGCGGCAACCCTGCTGCGCAGCTAG
- the glk gene encoding glucokinase, which produces MAAKPKMLLAGDVGGTKTNLAIFAFDEKTGHLGLLRSKRYVSADYDSLNAIAQRFLGKGEEKVSAACFGVPGPVRNNRAQPTNLKWEVDAGTLRADLGITTVHLLNDLAANAYGISELAESDFHTVQTGLKNPVGNRCVISPGTGLGEAGLFWDGKKYRVWACEGGHADFAPRSETEVELLAYLQTRFGHVSNERIISGHGLTNVYAFLRDTGKYPQLASVAEEMKTTDVAKVITKNAEAGTCPMCMQTVEIFVHCLAMEAANFALRAMATGGVYIGGGVPVKLLWKIALPAFNEAFNAKGRLEPLMESMPVKVILNDEAALLGAARYALDSLDEA; this is translated from the coding sequence ATGGCTGCGAAACCGAAAATGCTTCTCGCCGGCGATGTCGGCGGCACGAAGACCAACCTTGCCATCTTCGCCTTCGACGAAAAGACCGGTCATCTCGGGCTTCTGCGCAGCAAGCGCTATGTGAGCGCGGACTACGACAGTCTCAACGCGATCGCGCAGCGGTTCCTCGGCAAGGGCGAGGAAAAGGTCTCCGCCGCCTGCTTTGGCGTGCCTGGCCCGGTGCGTAACAACCGCGCGCAGCCGACGAACCTCAAATGGGAGGTCGATGCCGGCACCCTGCGCGCCGATCTCGGCATCACCACGGTTCATCTGCTCAACGATCTCGCGGCGAACGCCTACGGCATCTCCGAGCTCGCGGAGAGCGACTTTCACACCGTCCAGACCGGGCTGAAGAATCCCGTCGGGAACCGTTGCGTCATTTCGCCCGGCACCGGCCTCGGGGAGGCGGGACTGTTCTGGGACGGGAAGAAATATCGGGTCTGGGCCTGCGAGGGCGGCCATGCGGATTTCGCGCCGCGCTCCGAGACGGAGGTCGAGCTGCTCGCCTATTTGCAGACGCGCTTCGGCCACGTGAGCAACGAGCGCATCATCTCCGGCCACGGCCTCACGAACGTTTACGCGTTCCTGCGCGACACCGGAAAATATCCGCAGCTCGCGTCCGTGGCGGAGGAGATGAAGACCACCGACGTCGCCAAGGTCATCACGAAGAACGCCGAGGCGGGCACCTGCCCGATGTGCATGCAGACGGTGGAAATTTTCGTCCACTGCCTTGCGATGGAGGCTGCCAATTTCGCGCTCCGCGCCATGGCGACCGGCGGCGTTTACATTGGTGGCGGCGTGCCGGTGAAGCTCCTTTGGAAGATTGCCCTGCCCGCGTTCAACGAGGCGTTCAATGCCAAGGGGCGCCTCGAGCCGCTCATGGAGAGCATGCCGGTGAAGGTCATCCTCAACGACGAGGCCGCCCTCCTTGGCGCCGCTCGTTACGCGCTCGATTCCCTCGACGAGGCGTAG